A genomic stretch from Maledivibacter sp. includes:
- a CDS encoding MerR family transcriptional regulator, producing the protein MSFTIKEASQITGLAAHTIRYYEKEGILPPIERDENGIRIFSEENIFWLDLVICLKKTNMTVNDIKRIIELSIQGDSTIDERKSILLGHKNKIASQIEELEESMKKIEKKIDFYDGKESC; encoded by the coding sequence ATGAGTTTTACTATCAAAGAGGCATCACAAATTACAGGTCTTGCGGCCCATACCATAAGATATTATGAGAAAGAAGGTATATTACCTCCTATAGAAAGAGATGAAAATGGAATAAGAATTTTCAGTGAAGAAAATATCTTTTGGTTAGATCTAGTAATATGTCTTAAAAAAACTAATATGACAGTAAATGATATTAAGAGGATCATTGAATTAAGTATACAGGGTGATAGTACTATTGATGAAAGAAAAAGCATTCTTCTAGGCCATAAAAATAAGATAGCATCACAGATTGAGGAGTTAGAAGAGAGTATGAAAAAGATAGAGAAAAAGATTGACTTCTATGATGGTAAAGAAAGTTGCTAA
- a CDS encoding DMT family transporter, whose translation MSYFFYILSFFSGLTLTFQLGVNSQLKEKIENPFIVCLISIIGSFLTLVMVIIYKYINGEEILPSITVLKTTEWWMYIGGFLGAFYIIATILSASKIGYTKMFSLVICGQILLSTFFDHYGIMSSTITSISLMKGIGVGLLIISTFIIQIC comes from the coding sequence ATGTCATATTTTTTCTATATATTATCATTTTTTTCGGGACTCACTTTAACATTTCAATTAGGAGTCAATAGCCAACTCAAAGAAAAAATCGAAAATCCATTTATTGTGTGTCTTATCAGTATCATTGGGTCATTCCTTACACTCGTTATGGTAATAATATATAAGTATATCAATGGGGAAGAGATTCTACCATCAATAACGGTATTAAAAACTACTGAATGGTGGATGTATATTGGTGGGTTTTTAGGTGCATTTTATATAATCGCAACTATATTATCTGCTTCAAAGATTGGGTACACAAAAATGTTTAGTCTCGTAATCTGTGGGCAAATACTGTTATCAACTTTTTTTGATCATTATGGAATTATGAGTAGTACAATAACTTCCATATCTCTTATGAAGGGTATTGGCGTTGGTTTATTAATAATTTCTACTTTTATTATTCAAATATGCTAG
- a CDS encoding HutP family protein → MNQSTKVAKIAVKLAMTSREEENELKKKYRSEGIKCVAIDIGGKLPDITNKVLERALVASKKNGIIKDVHVHDGAVAGAAREAMAQIAVKTHGLSGGGKIGIARQGEHLSVAIFMSIGLLHLNDIVIGLGHRSLPKFEE, encoded by the coding sequence GTGAACCAAAGTACAAAAGTAGCAAAGATTGCTGTTAAACTAGCTATGACTAGTCGTGAAGAGGAAAACGAATTAAAAAAGAAGTATCGCTCAGAAGGTATTAAATGTGTGGCTATTGATATTGGGGGGAAACTGCCAGATATCACAAATAAAGTACTAGAACGCGCCCTTGTAGCATCTAAAAAGAATGGTATCATTAAGGATGTTCATGTACATGATGGTGCAGTAGCAGGTGCAGCAAGAGAAGCTATGGCACAAATTGCTGTCAAAACCCATGGACTCAGTGGTGGTGGAAAAATCGGCATTGCAAGACAAGGAGAGCATTTGAGTGTTGCAATTTTTATGAGCATTGGATTACTCCACTTAAACGATATTGTTATTGGTCTTGGACATAGATCTCTACCTAAATTTGAAGAGTAA
- a CDS encoding ABC transporter substrate-binding protein: MKMKKIMKLGAICLTAVMVLAGCGKSTGTNVEAKGEAEKTYKIGVTQIVEHPALDAAREGFVEGLKEAGFDSNVEFVNENAQGEMATAQIIAQSFVESDVDMIYAIATPTAQAAFNATKEIPIMISAVTDPVAAGLTKSLEKPETNVSGTSDEAPVDLQLQLLGELGIKPQTIGFIYNTSEKNSEVQLEVLKKETDKLGWKVEALGITSLTEIEQGIDVLLDKVDVLYAPTDNMVASAIQLVASKAIAKKIPVLAGEPGMVEGGALATCGVDYFALGKQTGFMAAKVLKGEDISVMSVEKAENPEITINKATADALGIVISETLNQKSNIIGVK; the protein is encoded by the coding sequence ATGAAGATGAAAAAAATTATGAAGTTAGGGGCGATTTGCCTTACAGCAGTAATGGTATTAGCAGGTTGTGGAAAATCAACGGGTACAAATGTGGAAGCTAAGGGTGAAGCAGAAAAGACCTACAAGATAGGGGTTACGCAAATCGTAGAACATCCGGCTTTAGATGCGGCAAGGGAAGGTTTTGTAGAAGGTCTTAAAGAAGCAGGGTTTGATAGCAATGTTGAATTCGTCAATGAAAATGCACAAGGAGAGATGGCAACGGCACAGATCATTGCACAAAGCTTTGTAGAGTCAGATGTGGATATGATTTATGCCATCGCAACACCAACTGCACAAGCAGCATTTAATGCTACAAAAGAAATTCCAATTATGATTTCAGCGGTGACAGACCCAGTAGCGGCGGGTTTAACTAAATCCTTAGAAAAACCGGAGACAAATGTTTCAGGAACAAGTGATGAAGCACCCGTAGATTTACAACTTCAATTACTTGGTGAGTTGGGAATTAAGCCTCAGACAATTGGCTTTATATACAATACGAGTGAAAAAAATTCAGAGGTCCAATTAGAAGTTTTGAAGAAAGAAACAGACAAATTAGGATGGAAAGTTGAAGCACTTGGTATCACATCGCTTACAGAGATAGAACAAGGGATTGATGTGCTTTTAGATAAAGTGGATGTACTATATGCACCAACGGATAACATGGTGGCATCGGCTATTCAATTGGTAGCAAGCAAGGCTATTGCTAAGAAGATACCTGTACTTGCTGGTGAACCGGGAATGGTTGAAGGTGGGGCTTTAGCAACATGTGGTGTAGACTATTTTGCCCTAGGAAAGCAAACAGGATTTATGGCAGCAAAGGTACTTAAGGGGGAAGATATTTCAGTGATGTCTGTAGAAAAAGCAGAAAATCCTGAAATCACCATTAATAAAGCAACAGCGGATGCATTAGGAATTGTTATTAGTGAGACATTAAATCAGAAAAGTAATATTATTGGAGTGAAATAA
- a CDS encoding SDR family oxidoreductase, translating to MKKLVVITGASSGFGKETAIQLSNMGHPLLLLSRRVEKMEELNLPNTLCRSVDVTDLEAMKKAIDEAEALYGKVDCLINNAGIMLLGNMNEQAPKEWSNMFDVNVKGLLNGIHIVLDDMIKRSEGSIINISSIAGKKTFPNHVAYCGTKFAVHAISENLREEVSKHNVRVMTIAPGAADTELLSHTTSEDIKSGYREWTDSIGGSMSAKDVANAIVYVYNQPQHLCIREVALAQTKQEA from the coding sequence ATGAAAAAATTAGTAGTTATTACAGGTGCGAGTTCGGGGTTTGGGAAAGAAACAGCTATACAGTTATCTAACATGGGACACCCTCTTCTGCTTTTATCAAGAAGGGTAGAGAAAATGGAAGAATTAAATTTACCTAACACATTATGTAGAAGTGTTGATGTGACAGATTTAGAAGCCATGAAAAAAGCTATTGATGAGGCTGAGGCTTTATATGGAAAGGTTGATTGTTTAATCAACAATGCGGGTATTATGCTTTTGGGAAATATGAATGAGCAAGCTCCAAAGGAGTGGAGTAATATGTTTGATGTCAATGTAAAGGGACTTCTAAATGGTATTCATATAGTTCTTGATGATATGATAAAGAGGTCTGAAGGAAGTATAATCAATATAAGTTCTATTGCTGGCAAAAAAACTTTTCCTAATCATGTAGCTTATTGTGGAACTAAGTTTGCGGTTCACGCTATTTCTGAAAATCTTAGGGAGGAAGTATCAAAGCACAATGTAAGGGTAATGACCATAGCACCTGGTGCAGCTGATACAGAACTTTTGAGTCATACTACATCTGAAGACATAAAGAGTGGTTATAGGGAATGGACGGATTCAATAGGTGGATCAATGAGTGCTAAGGATGTTGCAAACGCAATAGTTTATGTATATAATCAGCCACAACATTTGTGTATTAGAGAAGTGGCATTAGCACAAACAAAACAAGAAGCGTAA
- a CDS encoding helix-turn-helix transcriptional regulator, producing the protein MVKRKKLFNTKIKALRAEKSLTQEELSIEIGVNRGTILEIERGTFNPSLKLAFSIAKYFDRTVDEVFELLEESEE; encoded by the coding sequence ATGGTTAAACGCAAAAAGTTATTTAATACAAAGATAAAAGCCCTTAGGGCTGAAAAAAGCTTAACTCAAGAAGAGCTGTCAATAGAGATAGGAGTAAATAGGGGCACGATATTAGAGATTGAAAGGGGAACCTTCAACCCTTCACTTAAACTTGCCTTTTCTATAGCAAAATATTTTGATAGAACCGTTGATGAAGTATTTGAACTATTGGAGGAGAGTGAAGAATGA
- the uvsE gene encoding UV DNA damage repair endonuclease UvsE, giving the protein MINRIGYACINQNLKPRGFKECRLNSVYKYGINYLREKIINNLLLTKDILVWNIENDIFMYRVTSKLMPLVTHPDILKDFDWRWQEDKEILEYMESIKDIVDINKIRLSMHPDQFTVINSLKENVVKNSIDNLRYHHDVLKSLGGTDIIIHTGGVYGNKKASMERFIRNFNELDYSIQQMIRLENDDVSYNVDDVLYINSKTSVPIVLDIHHHRCNHDNDLMKEDIIKINETWNKAGITPKLHISSGKDGINDRKHSDYITNEDFESLLELVEGIQADLMVEAKEKDNATLKLLQHYSFCKQSTDI; this is encoded by the coding sequence ATGATCAATAGAATAGGATATGCATGTATAAATCAAAATTTAAAACCTAGAGGATTTAAGGAATGTAGATTAAATTCAGTTTATAAATATGGAATTAACTATTTAAGAGAAAAGATTATAAATAATCTCCTTTTGACAAAGGATATATTGGTATGGAATATTGAGAATGACATATTCATGTATAGAGTAACAAGTAAGTTAATGCCCTTAGTTACTCATCCAGATATTTTGAAGGATTTCGATTGGCGTTGGCAAGAGGATAAAGAAATACTTGAGTATATGGAATCTATTAAGGATATTGTAGACATAAATAAAATAAGACTTTCTATGCATCCAGACCAGTTTACGGTTATAAATAGCTTAAAGGAAAATGTAGTGAAAAATAGTATAGATAATCTAAGATATCATCATGATGTATTAAAAAGTCTAGGGGGAACAGATATTATTATTCATACAGGTGGTGTATATGGGAATAAAAAAGCTTCCATGGAAAGATTTATAAGAAATTTTAACGAATTGGACTATAGCATACAACAAATGATTAGGTTAGAAAATGATGATGTTTCCTATAATGTCGATGATGTACTTTATATAAACAGCAAAACATCGGTGCCTATAGTATTAGACATCCATCACCATAGATGTAATCATGATAATGACCTAATGAAAGAAGATATTATAAAGATTAATGAGACATGGAATAAGGCAGGAATAACACCTAAGCTACATATTAGTAGCGGTAAGGACGGGATAAATGATAGAAAGCATAGTGACTATATAACAAATGAAGATTTTGAGAGCCTTTTGGAATTGGTTGAGGGTATTCAAGCTGACTTAATGGTAGAAGCAAAGGAGAAGGATAATGCTACTTTAAAGTTACTACAGCACTATAGCTTTTGCAAACAAAGTACAGATATATAG
- a CDS encoding sigma 54-interacting transcriptional regulator: protein MSNEFWQVDYVDSLMIIDRHFKILHTNRYNPRFDDEPYQNTSSDYLNKNFFEVYPQLSQDQSSMYECIQNGHVVYRENQMFKDYSGRVFNTCNLTIPINRRGEIVGAIELSKDITSIDDLHKKVSYSNNIKKTTAEAIAKDKITFEDILTSSTDMIENIRKAKFFSSSSNPTLIYGETGTGKELFVQAMTNHSKMLRDNFVALNCAAVPENLMESILFGAVKGAYTGAENRTGLFELADKGILFLDELNSMPYGLQAKLLRVLEDGVIRPVGANKGKQINVKIIAAMNVDPIEAIEKKVLREDLFYRFSSSTIKLVPLRQRKQDIVLYVNRFIKDYNSKYKKDVQGLSQTMMEIFMNYEWKGNVRELKHIIESMISTSEERVMTIKNLPIYMKDRIDRDDDKLLVAETIVYDPIIPLREALERTERDSIVKALTRTEGKLTNAAKLLCIPRQTLKYKMDKLDIRKQKFK from the coding sequence TTGAGTAATGAATTTTGGCAAGTTGACTATGTTGATTCCCTGATGATTATTGATAGACACTTTAAAATCCTTCATACTAATCGCTATAATCCACGATTTGATGATGAGCCGTACCAAAATACATCCTCTGACTATCTTAATAAAAATTTTTTTGAAGTCTATCCTCAATTATCTCAAGATCAGAGTTCAATGTACGAATGTATTCAAAATGGGCATGTGGTATACCGAGAGAACCAAATGTTCAAAGACTATAGTGGTCGTGTTTTTAATACTTGTAATCTAACCATACCTATTAATAGACGTGGTGAAATAGTTGGAGCAATAGAATTGTCAAAGGATATAACATCTATAGATGATTTACATAAGAAGGTATCCTACAGTAATAATATTAAAAAAACTACAGCTGAAGCTATTGCTAAGGATAAGATAACCTTTGAGGATATTCTTACTTCAAGTACCGATATGATTGAGAATATTAGAAAAGCTAAATTTTTCTCAAGTTCGTCAAATCCAACCTTAATTTATGGTGAGACGGGTACAGGGAAAGAACTTTTTGTGCAGGCAATGACTAACCATAGTAAAATGCTACGTGATAATTTTGTTGCCTTAAATTGTGCAGCGGTTCCCGAGAATTTAATGGAATCCATTTTATTTGGAGCTGTGAAAGGTGCATATACCGGTGCTGAAAATAGAACGGGACTATTTGAACTAGCTGATAAGGGAATATTGTTTCTAGATGAATTGAATTCGATGCCCTATGGATTACAAGCAAAACTACTGCGTGTATTAGAGGATGGGGTCATTAGACCTGTAGGAGCAAATAAAGGGAAACAAATAAATGTAAAGATTATAGCTGCTATGAATGTTGATCCTATTGAAGCCATAGAGAAAAAAGTATTGAGGGAGGATTTATTTTATAGGTTTAGTAGTAGCACTATCAAACTAGTTCCCCTTAGGCAGAGAAAACAGGATATAGTTTTGTATGTAAATAGATTTATTAAAGACTATAATTCAAAATATAAGAAGGATGTACAAGGACTATCGCAAACTATGATGGAAATATTTATGAATTATGAGTGGAAAGGGAATGTTAGAGAACTAAAGCATATTATAGAATCCATGATAAGTACATCGGAAGAAAGGGTTATGACAATAAAAAACTTGCCAATATATATGAAGGATCGTATTGATCGTGACGATGATAAATTATTAGTAGCTGAAACAATAGTATATGATCCAATCATACCCTTACGTGAAGCGTTAGAGAGAACGGAAAGAGATAGCATTGTTAAGGCTCTAACAAGGACTGAGGGAAAATTAACAAATGCTGCTAAACTTTTATGTATTCCAAGACAAACACTGAAATATAAAATGGATAAATTAGATATCCGTAAGCAGAAATTTAAATAA
- a CDS encoding CGGC domain-containing protein: MDKKYVVIIQCDIAHRRCSGFACTNAFYNREANFKEYDRETRYISFTCGGCCGKGISSKLEHFSKRLRKDETIDKDGVVIHLSSCMVTDNHHYDRCPHVDYIKGIIEKKGYKNVVEGSYISKNSLKKREQGIYNSY, translated from the coding sequence ATGGACAAAAAGTATGTGGTTATCATTCAATGCGATATTGCCCATAGAAGATGTAGTGGATTTGCCTGTACAAATGCTTTCTATAATAGAGAAGCTAATTTCAAGGAGTATGATAGAGAAACAAGGTATATATCCTTTACATGCGGAGGGTGCTGTGGGAAAGGGATTAGTTCAAAATTAGAACATTTTTCAAAGCGATTACGAAAGGATGAAACCATTGATAAAGATGGGGTTGTAATTCATTTATCATCATGTATGGTGACTGACAATCATCACTATGATAGATGTCCCCATGTTGATTATATTAAAGGGATTATTGAGAAGAAGGGCTATAAGAATGTAGTAGAAGGTTCGTATATAAGTAAAAATTCCTTGAAAAAGAGGGAGCAAGGCATATATAATAGTTATTAA
- a CDS encoding DUF1722 domain-containing protein: protein MKAFNKPLILLSSCIEHDDCRYDGTMTKCDLVKKLGPYVDFITVCPEVSIGLSIPRQALRIVFSKDKGKSLVFSKTGENMTQKMMEFSNDFAEKISHKKIHGAILKSRSPSCGFKDVKMYKDFGKSPCIPKKTTGIFAETIKNKFNQIAIEDEGRLTNYNIREHFLTRIFTAADFEEVKEKKNIKELIGFQSRNKYLLMAYSPGNLKKLGRITANNGNRKIEEMLDEYEQYLNKALSIVPSTMRNINMLLHLFGYFSKNISKDEKAFFLDNLESYRNKKVPFSVPLAIIHAWVIRFNNEYLMNQTIFEAFPKELIEVTDSGKGV from the coding sequence ATGAAAGCTTTTAATAAGCCTTTGATTTTACTAAGTAGTTGCATAGAGCATGACGATTGTCGCTATGATGGAACCATGACAAAATGCGATTTAGTCAAAAAGCTAGGCCCTTATGTTGATTTTATTACAGTGTGTCCAGAAGTATCCATTGGACTTTCTATACCTAGGCAGGCATTAAGAATTGTATTCTCAAAGGATAAGGGAAAAAGTCTAGTTTTCTCAAAAACGGGAGAAAATATGACACAAAAAATGATGGAATTTTCCAATGATTTTGCAGAAAAAATATCCCATAAAAAAATACACGGGGCCATTTTAAAAAGCCGTTCTCCATCATGTGGTTTTAAGGATGTAAAAATGTATAAAGATTTTGGAAAGTCGCCTTGTATACCTAAAAAAACTACTGGAATATTTGCAGAAACAATTAAGAATAAGTTTAATCAAATAGCAATAGAGGATGAGGGTAGACTAACTAATTATAATATAAGAGAACATTTTTTGACTAGAATTTTTACAGCAGCAGATTTTGAAGAGGTTAAAGAAAAGAAAAACATAAAGGAATTAATTGGATTTCAAAGTAGAAATAAATATCTATTGATGGCATATAGTCCAGGCAACTTAAAAAAATTAGGTAGAATTACTGCTAATAATGGTAATAGAAAAATTGAAGAAATGTTAGATGAATATGAACAATATTTAAATAAAGCTTTGTCCATTGTCCCCAGCACAATGCGTAATATAAATATGCTTCTCCATTTATTCGGATATTTTTCAAAAAATATTTCTAAGGATGAAAAAGCATTTTTCCTAGATAATTTAGAAAGCTATCGTAATAAAAAAGTGCCTTTTTCTGTTCCACTAGCTATTATTCATGCATGGGTTATAAGATTTAATAATGAGTATTTAATGAATCAAACTATATTTGAGGCATTTCCAAAGGAATTAATAGAAGTTACCGATTCAGGTAAAGGAGTATAG
- a CDS encoding ABC transporter permease: MNELLISTLSQGFIFAIAALGIYITFRILDFPDLSVDGTFTTGAAICAIVIKMGGPPILALVLSILGGIVAGACTGLLHVKLGITNILSGIIVMIGLYSINLRIMGKSNIHLFDVNHMFTGLNAVEKTLIVLVFVICLKVIMDIFFKTQKGYVLKALGENPQFVVSLGFDAGSYKILGLIMANACVALSGGLYAQYQGFSDVGMGTGLIVSGLASIVIGEMLFKRITFFKVTTIVVLGSMIYRAILSAALKFGLNASDLKLITAVIMVVILSGVLEKFAGIFKPKGVKVHVATKKSIQDI; this comes from the coding sequence ATGAACGAACTACTCATATCAACGTTATCACAAGGGTTCATTTTCGCTATTGCGGCTCTTGGGATTTACATTACATTTAGAATATTGGATTTTCCAGATTTATCGGTGGACGGAACATTTACCACTGGGGCGGCTATTTGTGCCATTGTTATTAAAATGGGAGGGCCTCCTATACTTGCATTGGTGTTATCCATTTTAGGTGGTATTGTCGCTGGAGCATGTACTGGACTATTGCATGTAAAGCTTGGAATAACAAATATTTTATCAGGGATTATTGTGATGATTGGACTGTATTCTATCAATCTTAGAATTATGGGCAAAAGTAATATTCATCTTTTTGACGTAAACCATATGTTTACAGGGCTTAATGCCGTAGAGAAAACCCTTATTGTGCTGGTATTCGTTATATGTTTAAAGGTGATAATGGATATCTTCTTTAAAACGCAAAAAGGTTATGTCTTAAAGGCGTTGGGAGAAAATCCTCAATTTGTTGTTTCATTAGGATTTGATGCGGGAAGTTACAAAATCCTTGGATTGATAATGGCAAATGCTTGTGTGGCGTTATCTGGTGGATTATATGCACAATATCAAGGATTCTCTGACGTTGGTATGGGTACGGGTTTGATTGTAAGTGGATTGGCATCTATTGTTATAGGTGAAATGTTATTTAAACGTATAACCTTCTTTAAAGTCACAACAATTGTTGTACTTGGTTCAATGATATATAGAGCGATACTATCGGCGGCACTGAAGTTTGGTTTGAATGCGTCGGACTTAAAGTTAATTACTGCAGTTATAATGGTGGTTATCCTATCCGGGGTACTTGAAAAATTTGCTGGAATTTTTAAACCGAAGGGAGTAAAGGTACATGTTGCAACTAAAAAATCTATACAAGACATTTAA
- a CDS encoding Crp/Fnr family transcriptional regulator codes for MEMYLNVIQACALFEDKNKRDIEIMLKLTQHKVCKYKKNDFVIPPNAPFHYLGIVLQGSIEVRNNLESGRLVNITYKNKSEVFGCSFVFSKDYKGQFEIIAKEPCILLLIDKKSVLEVLLKDSIIASNILDIFSNEIINLNKKIVLFSYSLIQEKIARFLLNNTESDNTSTIELPYSKKALAERLNVPRSNLSRELKKLSMQGIIEIDHKTIRILDKPQLEAILSN; via the coding sequence ATGGAAATGTATCTAAATGTCATACAAGCATGTGCTTTATTTGAGGATAAAAATAAAAGGGATATTGAGATCATGCTAAAACTTACACAACATAAAGTATGTAAATATAAAAAAAATGATTTTGTTATCCCACCCAATGCACCTTTTCATTATTTAGGCATTGTATTACAAGGGAGTATTGAGGTGCGAAACAATCTTGAGTCAGGAAGATTGGTTAATATAACCTATAAAAATAAAAGTGAAGTTTTCGGCTGTTCCTTTGTTTTTTCTAAGGATTATAAAGGACAGTTTGAGATTATAGCTAAGGAACCATGTATACTCCTATTAATCGATAAAAAAAGTGTTTTAGAGGTTCTGCTAAAGGATAGTATAATTGCTTCCAACATATTAGATATCTTTTCTAATGAAATTATAAACCTAAATAAAAAAATAGTACTATTTTCTTATTCCCTTATACAGGAGAAAATAGCCCGTTTTTTATTGAACAACACAGAATCTGATAATACGTCCACTATTGAACTGCCTTATTCTAAAAAGGCATTAGCTGAGCGTCTTAATGTTCCCCGGTCAAATCTTTCTAGGGAATTAAAAAAACTCTCTATGCAAGGCATTATTGAAATCGATCATAAAACCATACGTATCTTAGATAAACCTCAGCTTGAAGCCATTCTTAGCAACTGA
- a CDS encoding ATP-binding cassette domain-containing protein, which translates to MLQLKNLYKTFNRNTPYEKQLYAGLNLKVEKGDFITIIGSNGAGKSTLFKMITNSIEIDDGSILFGSDDTTYYKEFQTAKRVSSVVQDPKMGTVSGMTVFENLAMAEIKGKKATLKFCLQSQRRTYYSELLSQFHLGLEDKLEVRTELLSGGQRQVLSLLMATLNIPKLLLLDEHTAALDPKTSEKVMEITEQVVTQNGLTCMMITHKLEDAIRYGNRLIMIHEGQVLMDIRGKEKESLDIQTLLSKYKKVKSSLSDRQLFS; encoded by the coding sequence ATGTTGCAACTAAAAAATCTATACAAGACATTTAATCGAAATACTCCTTATGAAAAGCAACTGTATGCTGGTCTCAATTTAAAGGTTGAAAAAGGAGATTTTATAACAATTATCGGCAGTAATGGTGCTGGTAAAAGTACACTTTTTAAGATGATTACCAATAGTATTGAGATAGATGACGGTTCTATTTTATTTGGTAGTGACGATACGACATATTATAAAGAGTTCCAAACGGCCAAACGTGTATCCTCGGTGGTGCAAGATCCTAAAATGGGGACTGTCAGTGGAATGACTGTGTTTGAAAATTTAGCTATGGCTGAGATAAAGGGAAAAAAAGCTACATTGAAATTTTGTCTTCAGAGTCAGCGTCGCACTTATTATAGCGAACTACTTAGCCAGTTTCATTTAGGCCTAGAAGATAAATTAGAGGTGCGTACGGAATTGCTTTCAGGGGGACAGCGTCAAGTTCTCAGCTTGCTTATGGCAACCTTAAATATTCCAAAGCTTTTATTGCTAGATGAACATACGGCGGCACTGGATCCAAAAACTTCTGAGAAAGTAATGGAGATAACAGAGCAGGTGGTAACACAGAATGGATTGACTTGCATGATGATTACCCACAAGTTAGAAGATGCAATCCGCTATGGAAATCGGCTCATTATGATTCATGAAGGACAGGTGCTTATGGATATTAGAGGCAAAGAAAAGGAGTCACTAGATATTCAAACTTTATTATCAAAATATAAGAAAGTGAAGTCCTCACTCAGTGATAGACAATTATTCAGCTAG